In Magnolia sinica isolate HGM2019 chromosome 16, MsV1, whole genome shotgun sequence, the genomic window GTCCtggatgtattcaagcaaacctcaTGTAAATTTGCATTACAACGGAGAATATAGAACCATAATTTTGGGTTGCTACTGTGCAATCAAAACCCTTTCTTCAGTTTGAAGATTTGTCTCCTTGGGGACAGACAATGTCCGATAGAGCAATTGGTCGGACCCAAtaactgtacatgtggggcccacatttcggTGATCCTAACAGATCTTGTGGATGGGGAGAGATTAGAGCACGGCCCATCCAATGATGCAGGGCATCTTAGATTACCGAACAGTGGACTGCACCTGCACCTTCATGATTTGTAAAAAACTAGTACTCTGTTCTTTCATTCGTAGCATCATGTTATCCAATCTCCTTGATAAAGGTCCGTTAATACGCTGATAGATGAAAATGTGAATCTGTGCAAATTTTCAAAGTAATTCTGCAAGTGGAGGTGGGGTTTATCctcaagaaaacaaaaacaaaaacagtgGGTGGTGTTTATGGTGTGATGATTCAATAAAAAAAAGTACTGCAAATATATGCATTCATCCATCAACCTGTACAACCAATCAAACTTGTACAAAACACCATTCACATTCATGCAACACAGCCAGAAAGAAAACCCCAACTTTAAAGCAGTATATATCAGGTATAGACTTACTGACTCGCTGATGGATTTGCTGATGGATTCGTCAACAACTCTAGTGAACGCCTGAGGAAATCCACAGCGACCGGCACATCGTCGAACGCCAAGGCTCCAACTGCAAACCTTGCCGCCTTATGCGCCTCAGCAATCTTATCCGGAGGTGGCAGATAGTTGCTGTCATAAACGAAACTGTTGGTGGATGGGGGTGCAGGTTCAGGCTGGCTCCCATTCCTGCTGCTGGAATCGTATTGCAAAGCTGATGTGTAGTTTGAGGGCAGTGAACTCGACTGGTGTGGTTGCACAGTTGACAGGTAGTTTGAGGGTGCTGAACCTGACTGGTGCGATGGCACAGCTGATGGGTAGTTAGAGGGTGCTGAACCCAACTGGTGAGATTGAACAGTTGGTGGGAAGTTTGAGGCTGGTGGGCCAGGCTGGTGTGAGTAAGCAGCATCAGAGCCTTGATAGTAGGAAGGATAGTGGTCAGGAGCCAATGGCAGGTTGCTTTCATTAAAGCTAGGATAAGACTGGTAATTGGCATAAGAGTGAGAAGGGTCGGAACTTTCATGTGAAGGATAGGTTTGTGGGAAGGGCTGCTCGTGTGAATAGGATGGATGATGGTACGGCTGAGGATAGGAATCTTCGGATCTGCCGGTTGGAGGTGGCGGCGGCGGTGGTGTTTGCTTGAAGTCATTGGAAGGAAAATCGGCAGAAGAATATGACGAAGGTGAGGTATGAGAGTTTGTGGACGGTTGCTG contains:
- the LOC131228657 gene encoding protein HOMOLOG OF MAMMALIAN LYST-INTERACTING PROTEIN 5 isoform X2, with product MGSSADNEPAKLLLPYLQRADELQKHEHLVAYYCRLYAMERGLRIPPKERTKTTNAILVSLMNQLEKDKKSLKLGPEDNLYVEGFALNVFAKADKQDRAGRADLNTAKTFYAASIFFEILNQFGELQPDIEQKQKYAAWKAADIRKALKEGRRPEPGPPGGEKDLSIPSTNTSSTTYDLGPTESYPANQPGVDTSSQFVDPANQPRVDTSSRFVENVNQQPSTNSHTSPSSYSSADFPSNDFKQTPPPPPPPTGRSEDSYPQPYHHPSYSHEQPFPQTYPSHESSDPSHSYANYQSYPSFNESNLPLAPDHYPSYYQGSDAAYSHQPGPPASNFPPTVQSHQLGSAPSNYPSAVPSHQSGSAPSNYLSTVQPHQSSSLPSNYTSALQYDSSSRNGSQPEPAPPSTNSFVYDSNYLPPPDKIAEAHKAARFAVGALAFDDVPVAVDFLRRSLELLTNPSANPSASQ
- the LOC131228657 gene encoding protein HOMOLOG OF MAMMALIAN LYST-INTERACTING PROTEIN 5 isoform X1; amino-acid sequence: MGSSADNEPAKLLLPYLQRADELQKHEHLVAYYCRLYAMERGLRIPPKERTKTTNAILVSLMNQLEKDKKSLKLGPEDNLYVEGFALNVFAKADKQDRAGRADLNTAKTFYAASIFFEILNQFGELQPDIEQKQKYAAWKAADIRKALKEGRRPEPGPPGGEKDLSIPSTNTSSTTYDLGPTESYPANQPGVDTSSQFVDPANQPGVDTSSQFVDPANQPRVDTSSRFVENVNQQPSTNSHTSPSSYSSADFPSNDFKQTPPPPPPPTGRSEDSYPQPYHHPSYSHEQPFPQTYPSHESSDPSHSYANYQSYPSFNESNLPLAPDHYPSYYQGSDAAYSHQPGPPASNFPPTVQSHQLGSAPSNYPSAVPSHQSGSAPSNYLSTVQPHQSSSLPSNYTSALQYDSSSRNGSQPEPAPPSTNSFVYDSNYLPPPDKIAEAHKAARFAVGALAFDDVPVAVDFLRRSLELLTNPSANPSASQ